A genomic window from Halobellus ruber includes:
- the moaC gene encoding cyclic pyranopterin monophosphate synthase MoaC has product MTRDDAAAGTDGGDTSDAGADLTHVDESGDVQMVDVGAKPDTHRRAVARGTIHLTPSTVAAIREDGIDKGDVLATARVGAVQAVKHTWETVPMCHQIPITNVDTDFDVREASVVLTVTVETTGKTGCEMEALEGVTTGLNVVWDMVKAAEKNDEGQYPDTRIADVHVAEKRKRRVGGE; this is encoded by the coding sequence ATGACTCGCGACGACGCGGCCGCCGGGACCGATGGGGGGGACACGTCCGACGCCGGCGCGGACCTCACCCACGTCGACGAGTCGGGCGACGTCCAGATGGTCGACGTCGGCGCAAAGCCCGATACCCACCGGCGGGCGGTCGCCCGCGGGACGATCCACCTGACGCCGTCGACAGTGGCGGCGATCCGCGAGGACGGCATCGACAAGGGCGACGTGCTCGCGACCGCGCGGGTCGGCGCGGTCCAGGCGGTCAAACACACCTGGGAGACGGTCCCGATGTGTCATCAGATCCCGATCACGAACGTCGACACCGACTTCGACGTCCGGGAGGCGTCGGTGGTCCTCACGGTCACCGTCGAGACGACCGGCAAGACGGGCTGTGAGATGGAGGCGCTGGAGGGCGTCACGACGGGATTGAACGTCGTGTGGGACATGGTGAAGGCCGCCGAGAAGAACGACGAGGGGCAGTATCCGGACACCCGGATCGCCGACGTTCACGTCGCCGAAAAACGAAAGCGGCGGGTCGGCGGGGAGTAG
- the flaJ gene encoding archaellar assembly protein FlaJ, whose amino-acid sequence MSETSADPGLDAQRQQLREFASSVLDAYERMPMDNRKYGLTVLAPSALCFILGIVGAIALPAPILVRIPVFLLGMLILFAGLLYPRLLVEDQRRGLENQLHLVITHLTVLSTTNIDRVAVFRQLGREEEYGELAVEMRRITELVDTWNQSLDDALQRRSRAVPSRELGDFLDRLAYSLNAGQSLDDFLLGEQRTMIEKYVTVYESALGNLDVMKDLYLSMILSMTFAIINAIVLPILTGTDATLTIATVIVLFVFVQLGFYFVIRTMSPYDPLWYQQDEYRTKMDRQIDIALYGAVALSLTFIGILALGTAGWTPIGEAVRNVMFDLPVPVLIAAPITPLAVPGLVARHHENDIKERDEEYTGFIRALGASESAKQSTTRAVLESLREKDFGVLSREIDRLYVRLNMRVAPDRSWFFFTAEASSYLIQKFSEMYLVGRQMGGDPKQLGELISKNMNEVLKLRRQRDQATVTLIGVLYGITASASFAFFIGLEVVEILATFSSKLNLAQFEFGQIIYAGVYNIPLIEYLLSLIILFNGVLSALMIRMVDGGHTANSYLHFVVLVWIGCGAAVLTSSLAGGLISV is encoded by the coding sequence ATGAGCGAAACCAGCGCCGACCCGGGACTCGACGCCCAGCGGCAGCAGCTCCGGGAGTTCGCGTCGTCGGTGCTCGACGCCTACGAGCGGATGCCGATGGACAACCGGAAGTACGGCCTCACCGTCCTCGCGCCGTCGGCGCTGTGTTTCATCCTCGGGATCGTGGGCGCGATCGCGCTTCCGGCACCGATCCTGGTTCGAATCCCGGTGTTCCTGTTGGGGATGTTGATCCTGTTTGCGGGGTTGCTGTACCCGCGGCTGCTCGTCGAGGACCAGCGCCGCGGCCTGGAGAACCAACTCCACCTCGTCATCACCCACCTCACGGTACTGTCGACCACGAACATCGACCGGGTCGCGGTGTTCAGACAGCTCGGCCGCGAGGAGGAGTACGGCGAGCTCGCAGTGGAGATGCGCCGGATCACGGAACTCGTCGACACCTGGAACCAGTCGCTCGACGACGCGCTCCAGCGCCGGTCGCGGGCGGTCCCCTCCCGGGAACTCGGCGACTTCCTCGACCGGCTGGCGTACTCGCTGAACGCCGGGCAGAGCCTCGACGACTTCCTTCTGGGCGAACAGCGGACGATGATCGAGAAGTACGTCACCGTCTACGAGAGCGCGCTCGGCAACCTCGACGTCATGAAGGACCTCTACCTGTCCATGATCCTGTCGATGACGTTCGCGATCATCAACGCCATCGTCCTGCCGATCCTGACGGGGACCGACGCCACCCTCACCATCGCGACGGTCATCGTCCTCTTCGTGTTCGTCCAACTGGGCTTCTACTTCGTGATCCGGACGATGTCGCCGTACGACCCCCTCTGGTACCAACAGGACGAGTACCGGACGAAGATGGATCGACAGATCGACATCGCGCTCTACGGTGCGGTGGCGCTCAGCCTGACGTTCATCGGCATCCTCGCGTTGGGGACCGCCGGGTGGACGCCGATCGGGGAGGCGGTCCGGAACGTGATGTTCGATCTGCCGGTGCCGGTCCTGATCGCGGCGCCGATCACGCCGCTTGCAGTGCCGGGGCTTGTCGCCCGGCACCACGAGAACGACATCAAGGAACGGGACGAGGAGTATACGGGGTTTATCCGGGCGCTCGGCGCCTCCGAGAGCGCGAAACAGTCGACCACCCGAGCGGTACTTGAGTCGCTGCGGGAGAAGGACTTCGGGGTGCTCTCCCGGGAGATCGACCGCCTCTACGTCCGGCTGAACATGCGGGTCGCCCCCGACCGGTCGTGGTTCTTCTTCACCGCGGAGGCGAGTTCGTACCTCATCCAGAAGTTCTCCGAGATGTACCTAGTCGGCCGGCAGATGGGCGGCGATCCGAAGCAGCTCGGCGAACTCATCTCGAAGAACATGAACGAGGTGCTCAAACTCCGGCGGCAGCGCGATCAGGCGACGGTGACGCTGATCGGCGTGCTCTACGGGATCACCGCCTCCGCGTCCTTCGCCTTCTTCATCGGGCTGGAGGTCGTGGAGATCCTCGCGACGTTCTCCAGCAAACTGAACCTCGCGCAGTTCGAGTTCGGCCAGATCATCTACGCCGGCGTCTACAACATCCCGCTGATCGAGTACCTGCTCTCCCTGATAATCCTGTTCAACGGCGTCCTTTCGGCGCTCATGATCCGGATGGTCGACGGTGGACACACGGCCAACTCCTACCTCCACTTCGTCGTGTTGGTGTGGATCGGCTGCGGCGCCGCCGTCCTGACCTCGTCGCTCGCGGGAGGGCTGATCAGCGTATGA
- a CDS encoding ArsR/SmtB family transcription factor, which translates to MSSLLPSDTHRSAVDESGGDLRVLPLDDDEAAGVINCLTADTARSTLAALQQESATASELADAVDTSLQNVRHHLDSLREVGLVRVVGTRYSVKGREMKVYGTTEDSLVVCVGEGSERLRPAE; encoded by the coding sequence ATGTCGAGTCTGCTGCCGTCGGACACCCACCGCAGCGCCGTCGACGAGAGCGGCGGCGACCTCCGCGTTCTGCCGCTCGACGACGACGAGGCTGCGGGGGTCATCAACTGTCTCACGGCCGATACCGCCCGGTCGACGCTTGCCGCGCTCCAACAGGAGTCCGCGACCGCCTCGGAACTCGCCGACGCGGTCGACACTTCCCTGCAGAACGTCAGACACCACCTCGACAGCCTCCGGGAGGTCGGGCTGGTCCGGGTCGTCGGGACCAGATACTCGGTGAAGGGGCGGGAGATGAAGGTCTACGGGACAACCGAGGACTCGCTGGTCGTCTGCGTCGGCGAGGGCTCCGAGCGGCTCCGGCCTGCCGAGTAG
- a CDS encoding NAD(P)H-hydrate dehydratase — MITSERMAAVDRNAAALGVPRKQLMESSGNAVARAVRRVAGAGASVAVVAGRGNNGGDGLVAARFLDEYDVTVHLLGRPETIRTRIARENWDALQAAEHDARTVTDSAALALGDPEVVVDAMLGTGVTGDLRDPETTAARAINDATATVVSVDVPSGVDADTGEAAGLAVDADHVVTFHDRNPGLDGLDAAVTVEDIGIPAAAERFVGPGDLLSLDRDPDSHKGDAGEVLVVGGGPYAGAPALAGQAALRAGADLVRVACPSSVADAIQGYTENLILGPFDGERFVPDAVDEVLDAADDHDAVVLGPGLGDHAETETAVRAFLAEYDGVAVVDADALAVVPDVDTDATLVCTPHQGELRGMGGETEDDWRTRAELVSEFAADLGHLLLVKGPYDVVSDGDETRVNRTGNAAMTVGGTGDVLAGATGALSCVLAPLQAAAVAAYATGRAGEAAAAERDRGLLATDLLAELPPALRDQGGDE; from the coding sequence ATGATAACGAGCGAGCGGATGGCCGCGGTGGACCGCAACGCCGCGGCGCTCGGGGTTCCGCGGAAGCAGTTGATGGAGTCGAGCGGCAACGCGGTCGCCCGGGCGGTACGCCGGGTCGCCGGGGCCGGCGCGTCGGTCGCGGTCGTCGCCGGTCGCGGGAACAACGGCGGGGACGGCCTGGTCGCCGCCCGGTTTCTCGACGAGTACGACGTGACCGTCCACCTGCTCGGCCGGCCGGAGACGATCCGGACGCGGATCGCCCGCGAGAACTGGGACGCCCTGCAGGCTGCGGAGCACGACGCCCGGACGGTCACCGACTCGGCCGCCCTCGCCCTCGGGGATCCGGAGGTGGTCGTGGACGCGATGCTCGGAACCGGCGTGACCGGCGACCTCCGCGACCCCGAGACGACCGCCGCCCGCGCGATCAACGACGCGACGGCGACGGTGGTCTCGGTGGACGTGCCCTCGGGGGTCGACGCCGACACCGGCGAGGCTGCGGGGCTCGCCGTCGACGCGGATCACGTGGTGACGTTCCACGACCGGAACCCCGGACTCGACGGGCTCGACGCCGCGGTGACGGTCGAAGACATCGGGATCCCGGCGGCCGCAGAGCGGTTCGTCGGCCCCGGGGACCTGCTCTCCCTCGACCGCGACCCCGACAGCCACAAGGGCGACGCCGGGGAGGTGCTGGTGGTCGGCGGCGGCCCCTACGCCGGCGCGCCCGCACTCGCCGGACAGGCCGCGCTCCGGGCCGGCGCGGACCTGGTTCGGGTCGCGTGTCCGTCGTCAGTCGCCGACGCGATCCAGGGGTACACCGAGAACCTGATCCTCGGGCCGTTCGACGGCGAGCGGTTCGTCCCCGACGCGGTCGACGAGGTCCTCGACGCGGCCGACGACCACGATGCGGTCGTCCTCGGCCCCGGACTGGGCGACCACGCCGAGACCGAGACGGCGGTTCGGGCGTTCCTCGCGGAGTACGACGGCGTCGCGGTGGTCGACGCCGACGCGCTGGCGGTCGTCCCCGACGTCGACACCGACGCCACACTGGTGTGTACGCCCCACCAGGGCGAACTCCGCGGGATGGGCGGCGAGACCGAGGACGACTGGCGGACCCGGGCGGAGTTGGTGTCCGAGTTCGCGGCCGACCTCGGCCACCTCCTCCTCGTGAAGGGGCCGTACGACGTCGTCTCCGACGGCGACGAAACCCGCGTGAACCGCACTGGCAACGCGGCGATGACGGTCGGCGGCACCGGCGACGTGCTCGCCGGCGCGACGGGCGCGCTCTCGTGTGTCCTCGCCCCGCTACAGGCGGCGGCGGTCGCGGCGTACGCCACCGGCCGCGCGGGCGAGGCCGCGGCCGCGGAACGGGACCGCGGCCTGCTGGCGACGGATCTGCTCGCGGAGTTGCCCCCGGCGCTCCGGGATCAGGGGGGAGACGAATGA
- a CDS encoding DUF7576 family protein, with the protein MVDPTSDLGEDVDEEDAPECATCGTKIVQLPSHRVVSWVEDGRAHHRHFCSEECLADDDEL; encoded by the coding sequence ATGGTAGATCCGACCTCGGACCTCGGGGAGGACGTCGACGAGGAAGACGCCCCCGAGTGTGCGACCTGCGGCACGAAGATCGTCCAGTTGCCGTCCCACCGCGTCGTCAGTTGGGTCGAGGACGGCCGCGCCCACCACCGCCACTTCTGCTCCGAGGAGTGTCTGGCCGACGACGACGAACTGTAG
- a CDS encoding ATP-dependent DNA helicase, with the protein MNGASRAGDVTWESVFGHEEPYPEQADGIDAAIDLADDGGFLVVEGACGTGKTMLALTAGIDRVRDPDSSYERVVVLTSVKQQLRQFEEDLRTINANLPEEWSPVSGLTLVGKADVCPYSREGVAGIDTETVYDRCEGLRERTRNLVGDGGDTTPGALASAAREAQTGLADSGSADGPDYLETAGEPTPYLPGTADFEGVEYCPFYATFLEDAPEDGDPIEAVPFDVTDRGHIDTEELVGLSAGHGTCPHSVMGAVLPHVEVVLGNYYHAFDPQTVGSFTGAVVDDSTFVVCDEAHMLEPRVRELVSDGVGDATLRDAEQELTRVIQPVEFEQSGKGAADGDAGSADADLVQGELEAADVTLRELKRTREFVADLREEIDRRVRAHLDRTNPDWRAEPQALDDEELPLRDPEEPGRDDLTAWAEDAGYDEGAWLRAEAVGAVVARILDEAEDEDVRRAAPAAGRTLAHWIRADHTAFFREIELERTWDETEPSGSWRRAYNARLGLHNCVPGEAIADTLGSFGGGVLMSATIEPMDVFRAVTGLDALAADGRPVGERTYGLSFPEGNRASFAVDAPKFTHENRGSRGESNPTRRAHVDAVCDVAASPGNVLVGMPNYAEAAWMAEALSARLDRPVLLDESSDDDATEALKAEFFGGDHKVLVTSLRGTLTEGVDYRGDRLAAAVVCGVPIIDTSSPRTPAVKTAYDRRFGGDGPGGRSGFETALTVPAVRKARQAIGRVIRGPEEVGIRALVDARYARESWDSVRGYLPPDEREEFDPVSPDMLGFGVERFWSSVATDG; encoded by the coding sequence ATGAACGGGGCGAGCCGAGCCGGTGACGTGACGTGGGAGTCGGTCTTCGGCCACGAGGAGCCCTACCCCGAGCAGGCCGACGGCATCGACGCCGCGATCGACCTCGCCGACGACGGCGGCTTCCTGGTCGTCGAGGGCGCCTGCGGCACCGGGAAGACGATGCTCGCGCTCACCGCCGGCATCGACCGCGTCCGCGACCCCGACTCCAGCTACGAGCGGGTCGTGGTGCTGACGAGCGTCAAACAACAGCTCCGACAGTTCGAGGAGGACCTCCGGACGATCAACGCGAACCTCCCCGAAGAGTGGTCGCCGGTGTCGGGGCTGACCCTCGTCGGCAAGGCCGACGTCTGCCCCTACAGCCGCGAGGGGGTCGCCGGGATCGACACCGAGACCGTGTACGACCGGTGTGAGGGGCTCCGCGAGCGGACGCGAAACCTCGTCGGCGACGGCGGCGACACGACGCCGGGCGCGCTGGCGTCGGCGGCGCGGGAGGCCCAGACCGGGCTCGCAGACTCCGGGTCGGCCGACGGTCCCGACTACCTCGAAACCGCGGGCGAGCCGACGCCGTACCTCCCGGGCACCGCCGACTTCGAGGGCGTGGAGTACTGCCCGTTCTACGCCACCTTCCTCGAGGACGCACCCGAGGACGGCGACCCGATCGAGGCGGTCCCGTTCGACGTCACCGACCGGGGCCACATCGACACCGAGGAGCTCGTGGGACTCAGCGCGGGCCACGGCACCTGCCCACACTCCGTGATGGGTGCGGTCCTCCCGCACGTCGAGGTCGTGCTGGGGAACTACTACCACGCCTTCGACCCGCAAACCGTCGGCTCGTTTACCGGCGCCGTCGTCGACGACTCGACGTTCGTCGTCTGCGACGAGGCGCATATGCTCGAACCGCGCGTGCGCGAGTTGGTGAGCGACGGCGTCGGCGACGCGACCCTCCGGGACGCCGAGCAGGAACTGACCCGCGTGATCCAGCCGGTGGAGTTCGAGCAGTCGGGGAAGGGAGCCGCCGACGGCGACGCCGGAAGCGCAGACGCCGACCTGGTCCAGGGCGAACTCGAGGCCGCGGACGTGACCCTCCGGGAACTGAAGCGGACCCGGGAGTTCGTCGCCGACCTCCGGGAGGAGATCGACCGGCGTGTCCGGGCACACCTCGATCGAACCAACCCGGACTGGCGGGCGGAGCCGCAGGCGCTCGACGACGAGGAACTCCCGCTGCGGGACCCCGAGGAGCCCGGCCGCGACGACCTGACCGCGTGGGCCGAAGACGCCGGCTACGACGAGGGCGCGTGGCTCCGCGCGGAGGCGGTCGGCGCCGTCGTCGCCCGGATCCTCGACGAGGCCGAAGACGAGGACGTCCGCCGCGCCGCGCCGGCCGCCGGGCGGACGCTCGCACACTGGATCCGCGCCGACCACACCGCCTTCTTCCGGGAGATCGAACTGGAACGGACCTGGGACGAGACCGAGCCCTCGGGGTCGTGGCGGCGGGCGTACAACGCCCGCCTGGGCCTCCACAACTGCGTGCCCGGCGAGGCGATCGCCGACACGCTCGGGTCGTTCGGCGGCGGCGTGTTGATGTCGGCGACGATCGAACCGATGGACGTCTTCCGGGCGGTCACCGGACTCGACGCCCTCGCGGCCGACGGCCGACCGGTCGGCGAGCGGACCTACGGGCTCTCCTTTCCCGAGGGGAACCGTGCGTCGTTCGCGGTCGACGCGCCGAAGTTCACCCACGAGAACCGCGGGTCGCGGGGGGAGTCGAACCCGACCCGACGCGCCCACGTCGACGCGGTCTGTGACGTGGCCGCCTCGCCCGGGAACGTCCTCGTGGGGATGCCCAACTACGCCGAGGCGGCGTGGATGGCCGAGGCGTTGTCGGCTCGACTCGATCGCCCGGTGCTTCTCGACGAATCCTCCGACGACGACGCCACGGAGGCGTTGAAAGCGGAGTTCTTCGGCGGCGACCACAAAGTGCTCGTGACGAGCCTGCGCGGCACGCTCACCGAGGGCGTCGATTACCGCGGCGACCGCCTCGCGGCCGCGGTGGTCTGCGGCGTGCCGATCATCGACACCTCCAGCCCGCGGACCCCTGCGGTGAAGACGGCGTACGACCGCCGGTTCGGCGGCGACGGTCCCGGCGGGCGCAGCGGGTTCGAGACCGCGCTCACGGTCCCCGCGGTTCGGAAGGCCAGACAGGCCATCGGGCGGGTCATCCGCGGTCCCGAGGAGGTCGGGATCCGCGCCTTGGTCGACGCCAGGTACGCCCGCGAGTCGTGGGACAGCGTCCGCGGGTACCTCCCGCCGGACGAACGCGAGGAGTTCGACCCGGTCAGCCCCGATATGCTCGGGTTCGGGGTCGAGCGGTTCTGGTCGTCAGTCGCCACTGACGGGTGA
- the hflX gene encoding GTPase HflX yields the protein MSDRTPVVVAKRVDSGESADLSEISELARAAGYEVVATLSQSRTEDAAYHFGEGKIEELAGLVAETGAAAVVVDNRLGPYQTYNIGGKLPAGVEVIDRFTLILEIFGQRANTRKAQLQVELAELRYELPRAEAKASLAKRDERPGFMGLGEYDESRERDIKAQISRIKQELDDIADKEETRREQRRESGFDLVALAGYTNAGKSTLMRRLADDLDVGENDDLHPDLDPTAESEDRLFTTLGTTTRRADTGTRDVLLTDTVGFVSDLPHWLVESFESTLDSVYRADLVLLVVDAAEPIEEMRDKLVTCHDTLYERNEAPIVTVLNKIDRVDDADLERKRAALSALAPNPVAVSGLTGKNVSELTDRIESELPAWREERLLLPLADGAMSLVSWLHDHGNVEREEYTGEEVLVEFSARPAIVEQARAKAAEVDSQTTESAD from the coding sequence ATGAGCGACAGGACCCCCGTCGTCGTCGCAAAGCGCGTCGACAGCGGCGAGAGCGCGGACCTGAGTGAGATCTCGGAGCTGGCCCGCGCGGCGGGCTATGAGGTCGTTGCGACCCTTTCGCAATCCCGGACCGAGGACGCCGCCTACCACTTCGGCGAGGGGAAAATCGAGGAACTCGCCGGGCTGGTCGCCGAGACCGGCGCCGCGGCGGTCGTCGTGGACAACCGGCTGGGGCCGTACCAGACGTACAACATCGGCGGGAAGCTCCCGGCCGGGGTCGAGGTGATCGACCGCTTTACGCTCATCCTGGAGATCTTCGGCCAGCGCGCCAACACCCGGAAAGCACAACTGCAGGTCGAACTCGCGGAGCTCCGGTACGAACTCCCGCGGGCGGAGGCGAAGGCGTCGCTGGCCAAACGCGACGAGCGCCCCGGGTTTATGGGGCTCGGCGAGTACGACGAGTCCCGCGAGCGCGACATCAAAGCCCAGATCTCCCGGATCAAACAGGAACTCGACGACATCGCCGACAAGGAGGAAACGCGCCGGGAGCAGCGCCGGGAGTCGGGCTTCGACCTGGTGGCGCTCGCGGGCTACACCAACGCCGGGAAGTCGACGCTGATGCGCCGGCTCGCGGACGATTTAGACGTCGGCGAGAACGACGACCTCCACCCGGATCTCGACCCCACGGCGGAGTCCGAGGACCGGCTGTTCACCACGCTGGGCACGACGACCAGGCGCGCCGACACCGGGACCCGCGACGTGCTCCTGACCGACACGGTGGGGTTCGTCTCCGATCTGCCCCACTGGCTCGTGGAGTCCTTCGAGTCCACGCTGGATTCGGTCTACCGCGCGGACCTGGTGTTGCTCGTGGTCGACGCCGCCGAGCCGATCGAGGAGATGCGCGACAAGCTAGTGACCTGCCACGACACGTTATACGAGCGCAACGAGGCGCCGATCGTCACGGTGCTCAACAAGATCGACCGCGTCGACGACGCTGACCTCGAACGGAAGCGGGCGGCGCTTTCCGCCCTGGCGCCGAACCCCGTCGCGGTCTCGGGGCTCACCGGCAAGAACGTGAGTGAGTTGACCGACCGCATCGAGTCGGAACTCCCGGCGTGGCGCGAGGAGCGGCTGCTTCTGCCGCTCGCCGACGGCGCGATGAGCCTGGTGTCGTGGCTCCACGACCACGGGAACGTCGAACGCGAGGAGTACACCGGCGAGGAGGTGCTGGTCGAGTTCTCGGCGCGGCCCGCCATCGTCGAGCAGGCGCGGGCGAAGGCCGCCGAGGTCGACTCGCAGACCACGGAGTCCGCTGACTGA
- a CDS encoding MFS transporter produces the protein MGGQEQRVGDIVDEVPVGRFHWLVIAIVGGTWAAMAISILAISFTLPTFIERWTLSGFSAGVLGSASLLGMLAGNTVGGWYADRAGRKRTLVGSIVTFSTFTAATAFGVGVYSVVALRFLTGVGLGGALVAGTSYLAELIPSEVRGRYITYLEASYSVGAMVVVVFAWTVLSVLGAPDGRVVGVAAWRVFFAIGIAPIGLAVVVVRLLPRSPYFLARQGRTAAATEALETIAARAGGDLPAVSGPWRVADADDLGYRRLFEPELLGTTVLVASLWAVINLTFYGVFTWLPDTVAAAGYADNLYGFLFVVTVFQLVGQVSAAVLIEVIGRKWTLGGFTSLGGVGILLFAGAVPGAGIDFGASRTAVFLLGLFVMGFAVLGAWAVLYAYTSEIFPTEVRSTGLGFTGSIGKVAAVAGPVFFGTLTRFGYLVAFAPVAVSLVLAGVALFVWGSETKGQTLL, from the coding sequence ATGGGGGGCCAAGAGCAGCGCGTCGGAGATATCGTCGACGAGGTCCCGGTCGGCCGGTTCCACTGGCTCGTGATCGCGATCGTCGGCGGCACCTGGGCGGCGATGGCGATCTCGATTCTCGCCATCTCCTTTACCCTCCCGACGTTCATCGAGCGCTGGACGCTTTCGGGGTTTTCGGCCGGCGTCCTCGGCAGTGCGAGCCTGCTCGGGATGCTCGCCGGCAACACCGTCGGCGGGTGGTACGCCGACCGCGCCGGCCGCAAGCGCACGCTCGTCGGCTCCATCGTCACCTTCTCGACGTTCACCGCGGCGACCGCCTTCGGCGTCGGCGTCTACTCGGTCGTCGCGCTCCGGTTTCTCACGGGCGTCGGTCTCGGCGGGGCGCTGGTCGCGGGCACCTCCTATCTCGCCGAACTCATCCCCTCGGAAGTTCGCGGGCGGTACATCACCTACCTGGAGGCGAGTTACTCGGTCGGCGCGATGGTGGTGGTGGTGTTCGCCTGGACCGTGTTGTCGGTGCTGGGCGCCCCCGACGGCCGGGTCGTCGGCGTGGCGGCCTGGCGGGTGTTCTTCGCGATCGGGATCGCGCCGATCGGACTCGCGGTCGTTGTGGTTCGGCTCCTCCCACGGTCGCCGTACTTCCTCGCCCGCCAGGGGCGGACGGCGGCCGCGACGGAGGCGCTCGAAACGATCGCCGCACGCGCCGGCGGCGACCTGCCGGCCGTCTCGGGGCCGTGGCGCGTCGCCGACGCCGACGACCTGGGCTACCGGCGGCTCTTCGAACCGGAGTTGCTCGGGACGACGGTCCTGGTTGCGAGCCTGTGGGCCGTGATCAACCTCACGTTCTACGGCGTCTTCACCTGGCTGCCCGACACGGTGGCGGCCGCGGGCTACGCCGACAACCTCTATGGCTTCCTGTTCGTCGTCACCGTCTTCCAGTTGGTCGGGCAGGTCAGCGCGGCGGTTCTGATCGAGGTGATCGGCCGGAAGTGGACGCTGGGGGGGTTCACCAGCCTCGGCGGCGTCGGCATCCTCCTGTTCGCGGGGGCGGTTCCCGGTGCGGGCATCGACTTCGGCGCCTCCCGGACGGCCGTGTTCCTGCTCGGGCTGTTCGTGATGGGGTTTGCGGTGCTCGGTGCGTGGGCGGTGCTGTACGCCTACACCTCGGAGATCTTTCCGACGGAGGTCCGGTCGACCGGATTGGGGTTCACGGGGTCGATCGGGAAGGTCGCCGCGGTCGCCGGCCCCGTGTTCTTCGGGACGCTCACACGGTTCGGGTATCTCGTCGCGTTCGCGCCGGTGGCGGTGTCGCTGGTGCTCGCCGGGGTCGCGCTTTTCGTCTGGGGCTCGGAAACGAAGGGTCAGACCCTGCTGTGA
- a CDS encoding CheF family chemotaxis protein translates to MTAADSDARRHAGDDGSHSEHGDVAESRSDLLEAYRKRDARDGDAANAKSGGDGSEESIVVDFVANFVAGGDAAFDPVKGRVLMSERRLVLVTSETKTTVPIASIFDIAVGQVPPEVEEFFDYTVMVGYVEDTQRKTTVIGGDRETIEKFSLLLFRAVLNGSVALITHPAKVGGRVMDTPERKSGLHLDYESVWFKGGDVADADEGPISIDLASVVFFEVVERSDGADGTRLVLSVQHVEDGRTVTSEITMASRRKMNILGRYLRLIYHWIKSDVRDVDVEEHELEVLVGLYSTSDGIDLASLLDVDDAELDVRLESLHEDGLVTDAEQPVDLTPQGRFVVNEEFEDINV, encoded by the coding sequence ATGACGGCCGCCGACTCCGACGCCCGGCGGCACGCCGGCGACGACGGCAGCCACTCCGAGCACGGCGACGTCGCCGAGAGCCGGTCGGACCTCCTGGAGGCGTACCGGAAGCGCGACGCCCGCGACGGCGACGCGGCGAACGCGAAATCGGGGGGCGACGGCTCCGAGGAGTCGATCGTGGTCGACTTCGTCGCGAACTTCGTCGCGGGCGGCGACGCCGCGTTCGACCCGGTGAAAGGCCGGGTCCTGATGAGCGAGCGGCGCCTGGTGCTCGTCACCTCCGAGACCAAGACCACCGTCCCCATCGCGTCGATCTTCGACATCGCGGTCGGGCAGGTCCCTCCGGAGGTCGAGGAGTTCTTCGACTACACCGTGATGGTCGGGTACGTCGAGGACACACAGCGGAAGACGACCGTCATCGGCGGGGACCGGGAGACCATCGAGAAGTTCTCGCTTCTGCTCTTCCGGGCGGTTCTCAACGGCTCTGTCGCCCTGATCACCCACCCCGCGAAGGTGGGCGGGCGGGTGATGGACACGCCCGAACGGAAAAGCGGGCTCCACCTCGACTACGAGTCGGTGTGGTTCAAGGGCGGCGACGTCGCCGACGCCGACGAGGGCCCGATCTCGATCGATCTCGCGTCGGTCGTCTTCTTCGAGGTGGTCGAGCGGAGCGACGGCGCCGACGGGACCCGGCTGGTACTGTCGGTCCAGCACGTCGAGGACGGCCGGACTGTCACGAGCGAGATCACGATGGCGTCGCGGCGGAAGATGAACATCCTGGGGCGGTACCTCCGGCTCATCTACCACTGGATCAAGTCCGACGTCCGCGACGTCGACGTCGAGGAACACGAACTCGAAGTGCTGGTCGGACTCTACTCCACCAGCGACGGGATCGACCTCGCGTCGCTGTTGGACGTCGACGACGCCGAACTCGACGTCCGGCTGGAGTCGCTCCACGAGGACGGCCTCGTCACCGACGCCGAGCAGCCGGTCGATCTCACTCCCCAGGGTCGGTTCGTCGTGAACGAGGAGTTCGAGGACATCAACGTCTGA